CCGACGCCTCGTCCTCGCCCGGGCCTCCTAGAAGCAGGTCGACCATCACCGTGATCCCTGCCGCCTTGCAGGCCTGCACCGCGTCGCGAATTGCGTCTCGCCGATAGCTCCTGCCCAGCGCCGCCAGCATGCGGTCGCAACCGCTGTCGGAGCCGAAGTTGACGCCCACGCAACCGGCCTGCTTCATGGCTAGGGCGAGTTCATCGGAGAACGGGTGCGGACTGCAATAGACATACCACCGGACGCGCTGCCCCAGCCCCCGCCGGATCATCTCGCGGCAAACCGCCAGGGCGTGATCATACGGAATGTTGAACTCTCCGTCGCACAGGTGCAGCACGTCGACGCCTTGCTTGAGCAGCGACTCAACCTCATCAGCCACCTGGGTGGGCGGGCGGCAACGCACCTGTCGCCCCTTGGCAACCGGGTCGGCACAGTAGATGCACGACATCGGACAGCCTCGCTTGGTCTCGACGTTGCCCTGACCGCCTTCGCGGAAGTAGCGGGCGTTGTCGAGCAGGCTGCGGTCAGGCGAGACGTCGAGAACGGCCGGCGGCTGAGGCGGATTGAGCATGCACCGGCCGTCGGCTTCGCGCCAAACCAGACCAGGCAGCGTGTGGTAATCCTTATTGCCCGACAGTGCACGAGCCAGCCCCAGAAAACCCTCCTCGCCATCGCCGATGATGCCGAAATCCGACTTGCAGATGCTCACGATCTCGGCGGGAAAGACGCTGAATCCGCATCCGCCGAGAGCGACCGGGGCATCGGTTAGCGTGGGGATCTGCCGCACCAGTTCTGCTAGCTCCGGCACGAAGAACGCGCAACTCGGGTAATAGCAGTCATCCGTATTGCGGAACGTCACCCCGATCAGCAGCGGTTCAGCATCGGCCAGGCCCTGCCGCAATGCCTCCGCTGGGTCATCCGCAAAGCACAGATCGATCAGGTGAACCTCAAACCCTCCGCGACGCAGACTCCCCGCGACATAGTCCAGGGCCAGCGGCGCGATCGCCGGTTTCATCCGGTTGGAGTTGATCAGTACAACGGGTCGATTCGCCATTTCGAGCCTCCGCGACGCACTATAGCCCGTAAACGAATCGGGTCAACGGAGGGAATCGGCTTCTTCCTGTCGACGACCGCTCTCATGCTTCCTTCCGCTCCGGCAGTTTCCATCCGCATTCCGGGCACACGCCGCTGGTATTGCCGGTCAGGTTGTAGCCGCACCGGCCGCAGAAGCCGGGATCGAGTTCGTACAGCTTTCCGAAATACTTGTCGGAACGCAGGCTCCGCAGGCCGAAAACACCGCACGCCAATGCGAGAACCAGAAGCGGTAGCATGATCATAAGACCGAGCGTGCCATTGCCGCTTTGGCGGAAACTGA
This is a stretch of genomic DNA from Phycisphaerae bacterium. It encodes these proteins:
- a CDS encoding radical SAM protein, which translates into the protein MANRPVVLINSNRMKPAIAPLALDYVAGSLRRGGFEVHLIDLCFADDPAEALRQGLADAEPLLIGVTFRNTDDCYYPSCAFFVPELAELVRQIPTLTDAPVALGGCGFSVFPAEIVSICKSDFGIIGDGEEGFLGLARALSGNKDYHTLPGLVWREADGRCMLNPPQPPAVLDVSPDRSLLDNARYFREGGQGNVETKRGCPMSCIYCADPVAKGRQVRCRPPTQVADEVESLLKQGVDVLHLCDGEFNIPYDHALAVCREMIRRGLGQRVRWYVYCSPHPFSDELALAMKQAGCVGVNFGSDSGCDRMLAALGRSYRRDAIRDAVQACKAAGITVMVDLLLGGPGEDEASVRETIEFVRRLDPDRCGAATGVRLYPGTPLAESIRRQGPLSANPNLRGCVEDNDSLLRPVFYFDRRLSDDPGSLVCDIIAGDERFFPPPRIRDATNYNYNDNRVLTDAIGRGMRGAYWDILRRLAAEK